The proteins below are encoded in one region of Engystomops pustulosus chromosome 8, aEngPut4.maternal, whole genome shotgun sequence:
- the LOC140076146 gene encoding putative olfactory receptor 2B8: MVWKNGTVFTEFILLGISSNPRTQATLFWIFLIAYMFTLLGNVIIILVTLTDNCLQTPMYLFITNLSFIDICYSSSITPQMLKDMLSTEMKISFSNCVAQMYISLSLGESECILLAIMAYDRYMAICYPLHYTTIMNRSVCIKIATGNWVCGFLLSISHVVLIWKMDFCANNKINHFLCEAPGLLSLGCGNIFVIEFAIFVIGVLILMIPVVLIITTYIQIIRTILKIKSIDGQQKMFSTCSSHLLVVTLFYGSAMTVYMKPRSYSTPNMDKTLAVIYTIIIPMLNPLIYTLRNKEVKRAVKIIFLKGIKMHIL, translated from the coding sequence ATGGTGTGGAAAAATGGCACAGTGTTTACAGAATTTATCCTTCTTGGGATCTCCAGCAACCCTAGGACACAAGCAACTCTTTTCTGGATATTTCTAATAGCATACATGTTTACACTTCTTGGGAATGTAATAATTATTCTGGTAACTCTTACAGATAACTGTCTTCAGACTCCTATGTATTTGTTCATTACTAATCTATCCTTTATTGATATCTGCTATTCATCATCAATCACACCACAAATGCTGAAAGATATGTTGTCAACTGAAATGAAAAtttcattttcaaattgtgttgctcaAATGTACATATCACTTTCTCTAGGCGAATCTGAATGTATTTTATTAGCAATAATGGCATATGACCGCTATATGGCAATATGCTACCCACTTCATTACACTACAATCATGAACAGGTCAGTATGTATCAAGATAGCCACTGGAAACTGGGTCTGTGGCTTTCTGTTGTCCATTTCTCATGTTGTTCTTATATGGAAAATGGATTTCTGTGCCAATAACAAAATTAACCATTTCTTATGTGAAGCTCCAGGACTTCTATCCTTGGGTTGTGGAAATATTTTTGTAATTGAGTTTGCAATATTTGTCATTGGTGTGCTGATTTTAATGATACCTGTAGTGTTAATAATAACAACCTATATTCAAATAATCAGaactattttaaaaataaaaagcattGACGGgcaacaaaaaatgttttccacTTGCAGTTCTCATTTGCTGGTTGTAACACTATTTTATGGTTCTGCAATGACTGTTTATATGAAGCCTCGATCATACTCCACACCAAATATGGACAAAACTCTTGCAGTGATTTATACAATTATAATCCCAATGTTAAATCCTTTAATTTACACTCTGAGAAACAAAGAAGTAAAAAGAGCAGTCAAGATAATCTTCCTTAAAGGAATAAAAATGCATATTTTGTGA